DNA sequence from the Acinonyx jubatus isolate Ajub_Pintada_27869175 chromosome A3, VMU_Ajub_asm_v1.0, whole genome shotgun sequence genome:
CTGACCTGCCCCAGAGCGACACACATGCAAAACTGACTTTCAAGCCGGAAGACTGAAAACAATGCTTTTTGGTTAATTATTTGGGTCCCATGTCCatgaagggaagaagaggggtgCTGGTGGGTGGGGGCTCGGGGGGGGCCCAGGGCACCGGCCCCTCCCCGGGACCTCCTCTGTTGGGGCTCGAAGGTCCTGCCTTGTATAGGGGACGCCCTGTGTCTGGCTGGCCCCTTCCCTGGGTCTTATTCAGATCGGCCCAGGCTTCGGGGCTCTCGGctaggcttgggggggggggggcaggcgacCCTCCCCAGGGTGTGCAGACCGTCCCAGGCTCTAGGTGGCTCTGCTAAAATCTGGTGTTGAATTTGCTCGGTTAACTAGTCGTGATGTTAACAGAGGGCACACGTTCCAGGATTTGTTTTATTACCGGCAACTGGCTAGGGAACTAAGCCTGGACACAGACCTCTTCTCGGCCCTCTGTCCCCAGCGCTGCTGACGTGCTGGGTCCCTAGCCCTGCATGTGGGGCACTGGTGGCCCTGCTCCAGCTCAGAGCGCCTCCCCGTGGCTGCTGGGAGACGGGGCGACCCAGCCTTCACACAGACGCTCTTGCGCCCCTGCCCAGTGCGGCCCCTGGCGGCTTACCTGCCTTGGGGCACCCTGCTGAGCGGGCAGCTCTTGGGTGGCCCCACAGGAAGCAGGACGCAGGAGAACAAAGCCCGAAGCGAGGCAGGCCCGTCCACCTTCCACCCCTAGCACGccagccctgcctcctctccaccGGACAGCAGACAGCCCCGGGGCTTCCCCGGAGGCCACCTTCGGCCCCGACGCCCCTCCACCCTTCCCACGGCGAAGGTAGGCAACGAGGGCTCATTCCTGCCACCAACAGCCCCTGGCCCCACGAGGCCAGTTAGACATGGCCGTTCCTGGGCTCCGGCTCCAGACTACCGGGGGGCAGGGGGTACTCAGCGAGGCCGAGGAATCAGGCTGGAGGCCGTCCGGGGGCTCCTTCCCCATTCCCTCAAGAGCCCCCTGTGCGATGCCTGGTCCCGTGAAGAGGGTGTGGGCggccaggagcccccccccctcccagggccccGAGTCTCCCTGAGACCAGAGCAAGCCAGGGGTCCTTGAAGCCCACAAAACAAGACCAGGTCTCACACAAGGGAGGGGAGCACACGAGGAGTGGGGGCTGCTGCAGGGCAGTGAGGGCAGGGGGCCGGAGACAGTCCCGTCCCTTCCTGGGTCGTCAGAGGCCTCAAGTCAGAGAGAGGGCGTGAGCCTGGAACCCTGGCACGTGCAGGTGACCTTAATGAAAAGGTCAGAGGACAGAGGACACAGCAGAGTGAGGGCCCTCCATCGGGACTGTCCCTCACCGGCTCTGTGTGCAGCTCTGAATCTCCCAGCCCGGATTTCGGGGCTGAGACCTCGAGTCCGTGGGGCCACAAAGTAGGTTCAGAAGCTGTGTGCTCACCGCGGCCCTGGAGGGGCCACGCGGACTCTCCTAGCTTGGGGTCAAGGTCCGGCATGTGTGGGCCCCCCAAGGGTCTGCAGGATACATGGGCACGGGcaggagcgcccccccccccccccattgcccACAAGGTCCTTACAGAGGCAGGTCTCTGATGGTTTTCCCAAAGTCGGGGTTGCTGGCTGCCTTGTGGCCTCTGTCCTTCAGCCGGCATGTCTCCGACGCTCTCATGACCACGTAGTGTCGGGAGCCTGGAAGGACACAGACGTCGGCGAGTGGCAGGGACCAAGGTCTCTACCTGAGGCTCCCCCCTCCCAGGCCTGGGGGCGCCTGAGGGTCAGCTGCACGTGGCCGGGCTGGCCCTGCAGGACGGTGGCCTCGCCCCGAAGGCGAAGGGCCCGGACTCCCCAGGGGTGCCCCCCCAGGAGGACAGAGGAGCGATGCACCCACCTGGCAGCTGCCGGGGGTAGCCGAGGATGGGGATGGCGATGAGGAAGGCGGCGGCTCCCGCGCCCAGGAAGCCCACCCACCAGGCGCCGACCCACAGGGGGCTCTCGGTGGTCAGCTCCGTCCTGTGGGGGGAGACACTTGGGGTCAGCGTCCTGCCCACGTGCACTCAGGGCGCCCATGCCGGGCATCCGCACGCTGCTCCAGAAAGACCTTAGCCCAGGGGATCGGAgggctccggggggggggggggtgctggggtggcgCACTGCACATCACGGAAGCCCGCACCCCCTCCCACACCTGGACTCTCCACCTCCTCCATCTGGCGGCTCCTGGGTCGTAATCTGCTTAATAAACCGGTAATCTGGTGCGTAAAGCACATTCCTGAGGTCTGGGAGCTGTCCTAGCCGCTCACGAAACCCAAGGACGGGGCAGTGGGAACCCCGATTTGTAGCCAGGTGGGACGGAAGTCGTGGGGACCCAGTGCCTGAGGCTGGCGTCTGCAGGGGGTGGTCTCCTAAGGCTGAGCCTTCacctgtggggtctgtgctgaccctgGGAAGTCTgtcagacctgagctgaatttaGGACCCCCAATGGGTGTCCGAAGAGACCTGCCTGGTGTGGAAAACCCCACACAGAAGCTCACATTGGCAGCACGAAATCTGCTCTCAGTTCTGCAAAGGGTATCAGAGAACTGGTGACCTGGTCTCGCCTGGTTCCAGGTCTCCGTCCTCAGGGCCTGCACTCAGGGACCCCCAGACCCCGGGGCTGCCAGAGCAGGGCCAGCCCCCCCAAGACCCTGGGGACCACCCCCCAGACCCCGGGGCTGCCAGAGCAGGGCCAGCCCCCCCCAGACCCCAGGGCCGCCCCCCCACCCAGACCCCAGACCCCGGGGCCACCAGAGCAGGGCCAGCCCAGCTTCTTCCTGCTGTGTGTCCTGCTCTGAGGGAGCCACCGCCCAGGTGAGGTGCCGTCCGCGTGGGGCAGATTCAGCTGGGGCCACTCACTGTCGGCCTACTTCTGTGTAAATGTTGAGCAGGGTGCCTCCGATCAGGTAGCCAGCGGCGGGGCCGAGGATGGCCGCCGTGTAGAAGAtggctggggagaagcagagaggttGAGGCCGGCCACGTCCACTGCCCCAGGGCTCGCGAGCCACTGACACTCAGAAGCCCACCTGCGAGGAGCCCCCCACTCCGTGTGTCTGCACCTATCTGTCCCCGTCACACGGACCCTTTGGGCCAGGGTTTACGTAGGGGAGGCCTTCACGGAGTCTGAaatctggctgcttttaagatttttctgggggcgcctgggggctcagtcgggtgggcatctgagtttggctcaggtcacgatctcatgactcgtgagttcgagctctgcgtctggctctctgctgatggcatggagcctgcttgggattctctgtccctcttcctctctctgtccctcccctgcttgcgcgcgcgcgctctcgctctctctctctctctctctctctctcaaataagtaaacatttaaaaaaattttacagctTTCCTGGCCAAGCCGACCGCAGACATTATTTGGACCCTTTCTCCCGGAAGAGCAAAGACCCCCAGAGCCCGTGTTCCAGGCCACGGCTATCTCCACGCAGCATCACAGGCCCACCAGGGCGTCGCTGGACTAAGGAGACCCCAACGTCCCTGGGTCGGCACCGCTAGGTGACTAGGGGGACAGAGTCTGAGGTGGGAACGAGCAGGCTGCAGCCAGCTGACGGGGTCAGGGCAGGCCTTGGAGTGCCGGCCGGTCCCTCGCGCGCGTCCCCGAGCACCTCTCCCTGGGAAAGCCTGGCCTGGCAGGAGGGACGCGGGGACGTGGTGCCACGAGGTTGAAAACCCCGAATTctgacacccccctccccccccacaaaCGAGGGTGTCTCAGCGGGAGCGTGAGGCTCGAGCCCAGTCCCAGGGGCAGCAGGGCAGCGCCTGGCTGACCCGGGGCACGAGCCAGCCCTGGGCCCACTTACTCTGCGCGCGCCCCCCGGACTCCCAAGACATGCTGGGGGCCAGGCTGAGGTCGGCCAGGACCACCGCCAGCCCCTGCGCTCGCCCGCTGCCTCGCCTGCGACCCCACTCACCGATGTAGACGGGCGAGTGGCTGGACTTGACGTTCTCGTCCAGGTAGGTGACGCCCAGCGTGTAGAGCGGCGTGGCGCCCGCACCGTGCAGGAACTGGCCCAGCATGAAGACCAGGCGGTAGGCGGACAGGCCGGAGGCGCGGTCCCCGCAGGCCAGGCTGCGGTTGGCCCGGCACGCGCCCAGGCCCTCGGCGCCCTCCGCCTCGTAGGCGCCCGCGGCGAAGTGGGGCAGCGCGAACACCAGCGAGCCGGCGCCCATGACCAGCACGCCCCGGCCCAGCCAGCGCGGCTTGTGGCCGGTGCCCCCAAAGTAGCTGACGAAGGTGAGGCACAGGCAGGCGGCCACGTCGTAGGAGCTGGCGATGAGGCCGCTCTGGTAGCTGCGCAGGTCGTAGCGGCGCTCGATGGAGGTGATGACCGTGTTGATGAAGCCGTTCACGGTCATGCCCTGCAGGAAGGCGGCCGCACACAGGAAGAGCAGGAAGGCCCTGGGCGTGTTGAAGGCCCGCAGGCACTCGGGCGCGAAGGCCCGCCAGCCACACACTGTGCTCTGCGGCCCCGCAGCCACGCGGCGCGTCTCGGGGGCCGCCAGGGGGTCACGCTTCCCGGCCGGCGGCTGGCACAGCGGCTGGCTGCAGGAGCCCAGGGCGTCGTGGCTGGGGGGCGAGCCGAGGGACGCCCGCCTGCTGGGGGTGCTGTGGCCACTCCCGCCGTCCGCGGCCGAGGGCGGGCTCGGGAGGACCAGCTGTGGCACCGACGTCGGGGGCTTGTCCCCCGTCGAGTGCTGAGGCATCTCCGCCAGGGGGGGGTCCCGGGGGCGGCCACGGAAGCCGCCGAACGGTATTCCGGGGGCCGGTTCGTCCTGTGAGAAGAGTTTCCGGGTCAGAAAGCTTACATCTGCCCTCGGATGCACGGATATCGCGGGGaggtgtccccctccccaccccccaccccgtgcccggTCCCTCGGGGCAGCTGATGGCTCTGCTGTCCGCTACCCAGTCTGATGGGGTTTGACCTTCCCTGGCCAGCCCCCTTCTGAAGCCGGGGCTGGACCTCCCAGACCCACACATGTGAGCAAGCCACAGTCGGGGAGCGGGGCTGAGGCCCAGCGGGACCGAGCCGGatggcccccctccccccccccccccccccccccggcctgtgCCCAGCCGGCGTGAGCCGTGCGCTTTGCTGCTGGGAGGGCTGCCCCGTGTGGACGCGGTCTCCGCACTGACCGTCCTGCCTCACTTCCGCAGGAGACTCACACCCCGCTAGCTTTCCGTGCCCTCAGCACGAAGGGGACATCATTGCAGTCCAGCACTTGGAGGGCGCGGGCCACTCGGGAGGGGAAAAGGGCGCCACAGCTGGCCCGGCTTGTTCTGCGGCCGCGGTGCTTGCTGCCCACGGCACGTTTTTCGGGATGTCGCCGCAAAGCACGTGTGCGGCCACGCGGACGGGTTAGGAGAAAGGCAGACACTCCTCTCCGCCgaggccccagcccagccccgttCCCTCCCggcccccacacccccagcccgCCCACCGTTAGAAAGGGCAGCACATCCTGCCGGGTACACGGTGGCTTCTGGGCGCCCCCCCTGCGCGGCCGGCGCTCCCGCCAGAACTAAACTGTCCTCCCGCTGGCGCTCCCTGCGGGAGAAGACGCCGGACCCTCCCCGTAGCCCAGCTGCTTCTGGCAAACCCCACATAGTCTCTGCTTCTCGGGGCTGACGGTCCTCCCCAAGGAAGGCGTGCTGGAGCCCCGACCGCCGGCCCCTCAGAACGGGGGCGTGTTTGGGCCAGGGCCTTCGAAGAGGTGACTGAGGTCAGATTCGGGGGTCAGTGCGGGCCCCAGTTCACTGTGACTGGCGTTCGGACTCAGGCACACGCAGAGCGAACACCACGTGCGCACAGAACACTGTCCCGCGGGCAGGTGCTTCCTCGCGGCCGCACCTCCGTCCCAGGCATCCTGCTCCCAGGACTAAGACCCTCAACACCTGCTGTGTCAGCGTCCGGTCTGCGGTCTGCCGTCCGGCAGCCCCAGGACACCGCCACGCCCTTCACCTTTGGGGCCGGGCCACTTTGTATGCAGAGTGTTTCTGAGGCCCAGCCATCCTGGGGAGCCTCACGCCGTGGGAGGCACGGGAAACATCACGGGGTTGTGCTCGGAGGCCTGGAGCCGCCTGCTGGCCTCCCCCAGGGCTGGGGCCCCGTGGCTGGTGACTCAGGACCCCGACGTGTCCTCAGACCCAGAGCATCAGGCCACAGGGGTTCATTCCCACCCACGCCCCCACCAGGCACAGAGACGAGGGTGTCCAGAGCTGCCTCCCGTCCACTTTCGCCGGCTGAGACTCCTTCAGGGACCCGGTTACGGGGAGCTGCCTCGTCGGGCCCTGCGCTGGGCGAACGGGGGTCTCCCCAAAACAGCCAGTGTCCACCCAGACACTGAGtgcgaccttatttggaaaaagccTTTGCAGACGTCGTTAATGGTTTGAGATGAGGTCATCTGGATTGGGGTGGGCCCCAATCCAGTGACAAGGGTCCttagaagagaagacacagagaagtcaCATGACAACGGGAGCCAAGAGCGGAGAGACACAGTCACCAGGAGGCCAGGGGCTCCCAGGGCACGAAGACCctctcctggagcctccagacGGCGCGAGGCCCGCTGACCTCAGGCTCTGGCCCGCAGAGCCGGGAGAGGCTGAAGTCCTGTGGCTTTAAGCCCCTGGTTTGGGAAGCTTGGCGAAGGCAGCCGCCGAGGACGCCACAAGCTGTCGCGTGTGGCCCGGCATCGAGGAGGCCGCAGGCCTGAGGGGGTGGGGCGGCCGAGCTTGACAGACACCCGGGAGCCGCGTGCATGCGACACGGCCGTCCTCGCCAACACCGTGCTGAAAGAACCCCGACTGATGGTGGCGTTCGCGCACGGGGCTGGCTGCTCCCCGTGAAGGGGGCGCCGCCAGGCCATCCACGCCGAGTCCCGAGGCCGTGCAGGGACAGCGACGTCGTCCCACGGCGGCCACTAGTGTTCCAGGTGCCTTGCTAGTTACTTGTAGCGCCTCCCAGCCTTGTAGGCCTGGCTCTGCTGtgagcagagtggggagggggcaacTCCTGGGGACCCTGCAGGACAGGCGGAGCGGGTGCTGCAGCTGATGGCCGCGGGGCCACCTCCAGCCCACGCAGCACAGGCGCCCGGACCACGGCAGAGCCTCGAAGAAGAGAGCAGCCAGTGCGAGCCCCGGCACGGGCGGGCCGCCGAAACAGACACACGGAGAGATACCACGAAGGCTGGACGTTCCCAGAAATGCCAAGGCCCAGAGGCCAGCCCGTGCTGTCGCCGTGGCGTGGTTTCCTCTAGATGCACCAACACACGCGTGCGTGCGGGTCCACGCGTACACACAGAGCCATCTGCACCTTTGCACGCACAATGCACACATCGTCTGGGGCAGGCCCGGAAGCAGAGGAACCTCAACCAGGTGAAGGCCAGCAGGGGCCACGGGCAGCTCAGGGAGGCCACCAGCAGCCTGCGTGGATGACAGGCCGGGATGGGGCCTTGGGAATTATTCGTGGGTCGGCGTTTCCAGTAAGTGGCGGAGACACCAGCCGCGGGCAGACGCCTGCTGCCCCAGCTCTGGGCTCGCCTCACACGCCCCGCCCCTGCAGGAGAGACGCAGGGCAGGTGACCCGGAAAGATCAGGCCCACAGCAGGGTTCAGGAGGCGGCGGGACAGCCAGCTGTTGTGACTGGGGCCAGGCACAAGATCTGAAATCAAAAGCCACAAGCGAGCACCCACGAGCAGCCCCAAGTCAGTGGGAAAATCCCACCTGCACCAACACTGTGGACGGACCTCGGACGTGAGTGTATAAGGCTCAGGCCAAATCCTATGCGTCCCATTATTTAAATTAGCAAATTGAACCGCCAGTCGGGGTGCTGGCCGGCGACCGACTTGTGGCTGCCACCCGCACACGGTAAGAATTATCAGCAGCGTTCAGGGCCGCCGGCCCTGGCGCCTCCTCCAGGGGTTCCGCCAGGAGGCTGACTGCGGCGGGCACGGCCGCCTCTCCTTGCTGTCCGCGGCCAGGTCAGCGCGCTGTGGAAAAGCCTTTGCAACCTTACGCCTGCAGCTCCGCCCCAGGTTTCCTGTGCCTCCTGGAGGCTGGAGTTCTTTGTCTGTCCGGCTCTCACCCTTCCGGACGGACGCTCTGGATGGGGAATGAGGAGGCCGGCCCTCCCGGTGGCCCCGGCGCTCCCGGCACTGCGGCGTGAGCGAGGAGAGGGTGCTCATGCCAGGATCTCACACGGCCCTGCCTGGACACTATCGTGTGCCAAAGCCTGGGGGTGGATGCACAGACGGCCATGCCGAAGCTTGCTGTGTGTGCCCGAGGCCCGACATGTCACCGCAGAGGCCTGCTAGAGAACGGGGTCCTGCACGACAGCAGTCAGCCGCACTGGCCGAGCCTGGTGGTGCGGACGTGGAGGCGAGGGCCGGACAGCACGGCTGCGCTCGGAGAAGCCTTGCTCCCGAGGCCCTGTGAGCATGTGACAGGTGCCTAGTTTCTGTCCGCTGGGAACCGTTTGTACAGAACGTGTGTCGGCTTCCCACCTGCCGATCGGGCCTCACTGGATTGCTGAGCCGGGTCCAGCCAGTGCCAAGGTGCTCACTGGCGCTGGTGCAGAGGGGCTGGGCAAGGTAGCCGGACGGTGGAGGAGGGAGCGTGTGGACGCAGGAGGCCGGCCGCGGGAGCCGAGGGGCAGACAGACCCCACAGCGGGAGGGACGGGCCGCGAGGCCGCCCTCACCCCCCCGGGGGCTCCAGGCACAGCCCGCGGGTACCCCCACGCAAAAGGACCCCAGGGCATCTCACTCCTGACgactcctccccctcctccacccagacCACCGCTCAGAGTCTGGCCCAGAGCCACGGCCACGGCCTCAGAGCCAAGGGCAGCATGATGGTGGATTCCACCTGTCAACCTGGTGGGCCACGAGGTGTGTGGGCAGGGGTGTCTCTGGGAGAGATTAGCGGCTGAACTGGCGAACCCAATGCAGGTGTGTGGGCCTCGTCCAGCCAGTCGAATGGCGGGATAGGGCGGCAGGCTCACCCTTCTCTGAATTTCTCTGCCTGGCTACCTTTGAACTGGGAATTGGCTTTTTCCTGACTTTAGACTCGAACTAGCACGTTGTTCTTCTCAGGTCTCAAGCCCACCCTGCCGGCCCTCAGGCCAGAAGTGCACCTTTATGTGTCCCGGGTCTCCAGCTTGCCGACTGCCCGTTTAGAGAATTGTCAATCTCCACAGTTGTGCAGCCCAAGTTTctaataataaatctctttatatataaatatctccTATTGActgtgtttctctggagaattcgGGCCGCCGCGGCGGTGGTTCTACACTGACACCTGCTGTACGTGAGGCTGTGCTGGGCAGCGGGGCTTGGGGACCCCCGGGGCACTGTCCCATCCACCAGGAGCTCACAGCCCCCCTACACCCGGGAGCCATTTAAGAGCCAGCCGCAAACTGCCCACTACCAATCACAACAGCACAGGCTGCGAGAGCcagcagaggcaggaggcaggcgGCCAGCAGAGGCCCCGAGAGGAGGGCTTCAGGGCAGTGGGATCTGGCAGGACGCCCGCCACTGTCGCAGGTCATGAGCATTCTGCGGCCTGGTGCCGGCTGAGGCCTCTCCCACGCACACATAACCTCTGAGATCCCCGGTCTCAGAAGGGGGGTCCTTTTACCACGGAGCCGTGCGCGTTGCCCAGGACGAGGGAAAAGGCCTCCACGGGAGCCCCAGCCACGTGACCCCCAAACAGTGGCGGCAGCAGGAAGGAGCCCCCGTGACTGGAGCGGACTGGGGGGCTCCGTCTGGTGCCCTCCACCCCCTGTAGCACCTGTTCACACGCTGGGCCGTCCCTCCCTGCTGCTCTGCTGCCTTCAGCCTTGTGGAGGTGCATCTGGGGCCTCCAGATGCTCCGCAGGACGCTGGGAGGGCTTCCCAAGACCCGAGAGGAGAGACAAAGCATCCCCGTCCTCCAGCtgtgcagggaggaggcagcTCCTTCACAGGGAGCCACCGTACGGGGCCTTACCCCGTCCTCCAGGCTTGTGCCGGGTCCCTGGGAGCCTCCCCCTACTGCCAGaggccctccccctgctcccataGGAGACACGCCCTGTGGGATTAGGTGCCCAGGATTAGCGGCGAGGACAACGGGGTCCCTGGAGCCTCCAGCCAGAGGCTCTGCACCTGGGGCTCCGGTGGGAGGGGCAAGGGCGTGGCTGCgcacgcacacgtgtgtgtgtgtgtgtggggggggggggagggtgagcTCGCTCAGGAGGACAACACAGATCTCTTCCACCGGCCCAGCCAACAGCCACAGTTCTCCGAGTCCGAGCCACTCGGCTCCAGGAACTCCAGGTGCatctcctccccgccccgccggccCCAGCGGCCGCAGCGTGAGCACCGGGGGCCCCTGTGTGGGAGGCTCGGGGTCCTGGTCTCAACCCAGGGCTGCAGCAGCCCTAGTACCCACAAGCCCCTCTGCCGGCTCAGGCCTTGTGCGCTCACCCACGCCCCACGCGGAGGCTGCCCGCAAACCCAGCGGGCGGGAAGGACGCAGGTCGCCCCCGGCGCTACTGGTCCTCGCCTGGCGGCTCAGTCTGGCTCTGGCCCAGCCAGCGCCCCAGGGGGGCCTTTCCTGTTAGGGGCCGGGGCGCTCCCAGGCTCCGTCCTGAACCCCGTTCGCCGGGGACGTGGC
Encoded proteins:
- the SLCO4A1 gene encoding solute carrier organic anion transporter family member 4A1; the protein is MPQHSTGDKPPTSVPQLVLPSPPSAADGGSGHSTPSRRASLGSPPSHDALGSCSQPLCQPPAGKRDPLAAPETRRVAAGPQSTVCGWRAFAPECLRAFNTPRAFLLFLCAAAFLQGMTVNGFINTVITSIERRYDLRSYQSGLIASSYDVAACLCLTFVSYFGGTGHKPRWLGRGVLVMGAGSLVFALPHFAAGAYEAEGAEGLGACRANRSLACGDRASGLSAYRLVFMLGQFLHGAGATPLYTLGVTYLDENVKSSHSPVYIAIFYTAAILGPAAGYLIGGTLLNIYTEVGRQTELTTESPLWVGAWWVGFLGAGAAAFLIAIPILGYPRQLPGSRHYVVMRASETCRLKDRGHKAASNPDFGKTIRDLPLSIWLLLKNPTFILLCLAGATEATLIAGMSTFGPKFLESQFSLSASEAATLFGYLVVPAGGGGTFLGGFFVNKFKLRGAGIIKLCLFCALTSLLAIFVFFMHCPNVPVAGVTASYHGGLLPQGRLELTATCNAACGCRPELYSPVCGSDGLTYFSPCYAGCPEAAEPGPGGQKVYRDCSCVPQNFSSGFGHATAGKCTSTCQRKPLLLVFIFVVIIFTFLSSIPALTATLRCVCDRQRSFALGIQWIVVRTLGGIPGPIAFGWVIDKACLLWQDQCGQQGSCFVYQNSAMSRYMLIAGLVYKVLGLLFFAAACLLYKHPLEAPNGLEASLPSQSSASDTPMDLQDAPSALQLQSDV